One region of Catenuloplanes indicus genomic DNA includes:
- a CDS encoding carbohydrate ABC transporter permease — protein MTTMLRENLTGRILLVLLMAITILPFGSLFVTALHPSGTYPSGLSWPDDPQWGNFLDAFQAADMGTLLYSSVLIVVGVVPASLLFGTMAGFAFGHLRMPGHRAGFLLFVLGLTLPFEGIITPLYYQVRDMGLLNTRWAIILPLIGLFMPFSVLWMRAHFVTMPSDLSEAARVDGASTWQLFRRIHVPLAMPALSSLAILLFLWTWNQFLLAIVLVDEPAKRTMAGALGAFQGQWGTDIPLLCAGALLILVPTLTVFLIFQRRFVAALLQGSIKG, from the coding sequence ATGACCACCATGCTGCGGGAGAACCTCACCGGGCGGATCCTGCTCGTCCTGCTGATGGCGATCACCATCCTGCCGTTCGGCAGTCTGTTCGTCACCGCGCTGCACCCGTCCGGCACCTACCCGTCCGGGCTGTCCTGGCCGGACGATCCGCAGTGGGGCAACTTCCTCGACGCCTTCCAGGCTGCCGACATGGGCACCCTGCTGTACTCCAGCGTGCTCATCGTGGTCGGCGTGGTGCCCGCCTCACTGCTGTTCGGCACCATGGCGGGCTTCGCCTTCGGTCACCTCCGCATGCCCGGTCACCGCGCCGGCTTCCTGCTCTTCGTGCTCGGCCTGACCCTGCCGTTCGAGGGGATCATCACCCCGCTCTACTACCAGGTCCGCGACATGGGGCTGCTCAACACCCGATGGGCGATCATCCTGCCGCTCATCGGCCTGTTCATGCCCTTCTCCGTGCTCTGGATGCGGGCGCACTTCGTGACCATGCCCAGCGACCTCTCCGAGGCGGCCCGGGTCGACGGCGCGAGCACCTGGCAACTGTTCCGCCGGATCCACGTGCCGCTGGCCATGCCCGCGCTCTCGTCCCTGGCGATCCTGCTGTTCCTCTGGACCTGGAACCAGTTCCTGCTGGCCATCGTGCTCGTCGACGAGCCCGCGAAACGCACCATGGCCGGCGCCCTCGGCGCCTTCCAGGGGCAGTGGGGCACCGACATCCCGCTGCTGTGTGCCGGCGCCCTGCTGATCCTGGTGCCGACGCTCACCGTGTTCCTGATCTTCCAGCGCCGGTTCGTGGCGGCGCTGCTCCAGGGTTCGATCAAGGGCTGA
- a CDS encoding SGNH/GDSL hydrolase family protein: MNPAQSYTDDERRHFLRYTRTAKWPMLQRFPIDEDGHLGLLAGMLATDPGTVRSMIHDMCDENRATAARMLADDHYRSAVTGLPFRPGDRVVAIGDSITADRLGWFELLAASVDPAAATLVNLGVSGDTTADVLERFDTLEAARPSHVLLMIGTNDARLHGRAHAYRMATVTETARNLASLIDLITHQLGAAITVITPPAVDQDRIDAHFATAPVGWTAEAVAEIAGVIRTIAPHAIDLHEATRCHAPPGFLEADGVHPTPTGHQLILRQILRRLGRC; this comes from the coding sequence ATGAATCCGGCGCAGTCCTACACCGACGACGAACGGCGCCACTTCCTGCGCTACACCCGGACCGCGAAGTGGCCGATGCTCCAGCGGTTCCCGATAGACGAGGACGGCCATCTCGGGTTGCTCGCCGGAATGCTGGCCACCGATCCGGGCACCGTCCGGTCGATGATCCACGACATGTGCGACGAGAACCGGGCCACCGCCGCGCGCATGCTCGCCGACGACCACTACCGCAGCGCCGTCACCGGTCTGCCGTTCCGGCCGGGCGACCGCGTCGTCGCGATCGGCGACTCGATCACCGCCGACCGTCTGGGCTGGTTCGAGTTGCTGGCCGCCTCGGTGGACCCGGCCGCGGCCACCCTGGTCAACCTCGGGGTCAGCGGGGACACCACGGCCGACGTCCTCGAACGTTTCGACACACTGGAGGCGGCCCGGCCCAGCCACGTGCTGCTGATGATCGGCACGAACGACGCCCGCCTCCACGGCCGTGCCCACGCGTACCGGATGGCGACCGTCACGGAGACCGCACGCAACCTGGCGTCCCTGATCGACCTCATCACCCACCAGCTCGGCGCCGCGATCACCGTGATCACACCGCCCGCGGTCGACCAGGACCGCATCGACGCCCATTTCGCCACCGCACCCGTGGGCTGGACCGCCGAAGCCGTGGCCGAGATCGCCGGCGTGATCCGCACGATCGCACCACACGCCATCGACCTGCACGAGGCCACCCGGTGCCACGCCCCGCCCGGATTCCTGGAGGCCGACGGCGTTCACCCGACCCCCACCGGCCACCAGCTCATCCTGCGCCAGATCCTCCGCCGTCTCGGCCGCTGCTGA
- a CDS encoding M48 family metallopeptidase, with translation METCPQCAAGLVAPGGGPPWCPACEWNLDAYDERRVPQLGWRVLDRRAHRLAYRLTMDPSRAGGRARWLLLAASVLLLAVIAGIAGLGAWIVYTTWLSFATVIGVLLLLLGYVLRPRLGRLDPDADRLAPQNAPALFALLRRVADATGVPMPDVVLVDSRLNASASAVGLRRTKVLTIGLPLWAVLTPQERVALLGHELGHFVNGDVRRGPLTGVATRTLGELSLMFRPAAPSGGSLLMMAADLLARAVLRVAHSGTVAAYVLLVWLSMRDSRHAEYLADDLAVRAAGTEAAVSFFDLLARSETLDMYVRRDARAGLSPAAARASVAALRTADPVVRQRSIREEVSMFASHPPSGLRARRIAQLPPAAPAVLLTDADDIAIDAELDKRYASARREIAIGG, from the coding sequence GTGGAAACGTGTCCGCAGTGCGCCGCCGGCCTCGTCGCGCCCGGTGGCGGACCGCCGTGGTGCCCCGCCTGTGAGTGGAACCTCGACGCGTACGACGAGCGGCGGGTGCCGCAGCTCGGGTGGCGGGTGCTGGACCGGCGTGCGCACCGGCTCGCCTACCGGCTGACCATGGACCCGTCCCGGGCCGGCGGGCGCGCGCGGTGGCTGCTGCTGGCCGCGTCCGTGCTGCTCCTGGCCGTGATCGCGGGAATCGCCGGGCTCGGCGCCTGGATCGTCTACACGACCTGGCTCAGCTTCGCCACGGTGATAGGCGTGCTGTTGCTGCTCCTCGGGTACGTGTTGCGGCCGCGCCTGGGCCGGCTCGACCCGGACGCCGACCGCCTCGCACCGCAGAACGCGCCGGCGCTGTTCGCGCTGCTGCGCCGCGTCGCCGACGCCACCGGCGTGCCGATGCCGGACGTCGTCCTGGTGGACAGCCGGCTGAACGCCTCCGCGTCCGCGGTCGGGTTGCGGCGCACGAAGGTGCTGACCATCGGCCTGCCGCTGTGGGCGGTGCTCACGCCGCAGGAACGGGTCGCGCTGCTCGGGCACGAACTCGGCCACTTCGTCAACGGCGACGTCCGGCGCGGGCCGCTGACCGGCGTCGCCACCCGTACCCTCGGCGAACTGTCGTTGATGTTCCGCCCCGCGGCGCCGAGCGGCGGCTCGCTGCTCATGATGGCCGCGGACCTGCTCGCACGGGCGGTGCTGCGCGTCGCCCACTCGGGCACGGTCGCGGCGTACGTGCTGCTGGTCTGGCTGAGCATGCGGGACAGCCGGCACGCCGAGTACCTCGCGGACGACCTCGCGGTCCGCGCCGCCGGCACCGAGGCCGCGGTCTCCTTCTTCGACCTGCTGGCCCGGTCCGAGACGCTGGACATGTACGTGCGGCGGGACGCCCGCGCCGGGCTGTCCCCGGCGGCGGCACGGGCCTCCGTGGCGGCGCTGCGGACCGCGGACCCGGTCGTGCGGCAGCGCTCGATCCGCGAGGAGGTGTCGATGTTCGCCAGCCATCCGCCGTCCGGGCTGCGAGCACGCCGGATCGCCCAGCTTCCACCGGCGGCGCCCGCGGTGCTGCTCACGGACGCCGACGACATCGCGATCGACGCCGAACTGGACAAACGGTACGCCTCCGCCCGGCGCGAGATCGCGATCGGCGGCTGA
- a CDS encoding AraC family transcriptional regulator, whose amino-acid sequence MHLSLRTDDLDQARGAVVDGYYGSRLDVLGTSAPVGAVFDLLINNAMTIGLMRFGVDVRTRTPELGSYHVNLPLNGSMTWEQPHAGRRTATPQEAAVYRPRGYTLVDRWPAGTRLLAVKVDRDTMERTLGRMIGRPVEEQILLGPAMNVADGPGHTWTGLVRLLATQSRGPDGLAGHPLLGPQIAEAAVRALLLSVDHQFAGLLHDPFSRPATSASIQRALDAIHDAPELPWTLGELARRARVSTRTLQLGFRRHCGATPTAYLRDVRLTRAHLELRVSDPAATRVTEVASRWGFVHMGRFAASYRARYGCQPSDTLHGAGP is encoded by the coding sequence GTGCACCTGTCACTGCGCACCGACGACCTCGACCAGGCGCGTGGCGCGGTCGTCGACGGCTACTACGGCTCACGGCTCGACGTGCTCGGCACGTCGGCACCGGTCGGCGCGGTGTTCGACCTGCTCATCAACAACGCCATGACGATCGGGCTGATGCGCTTCGGCGTGGACGTGCGCACCCGCACGCCCGAGCTCGGCTCGTACCACGTGAACCTGCCGCTGAACGGCAGCATGACCTGGGAACAGCCGCACGCCGGGCGGCGGACCGCCACCCCGCAGGAGGCCGCGGTCTACCGGCCGCGGGGCTACACGCTGGTCGACCGCTGGCCGGCCGGCACCCGGCTGCTCGCGGTCAAGGTCGACCGGGACACGATGGAGCGCACGCTCGGCCGGATGATCGGCCGCCCGGTCGAGGAGCAGATTCTGCTCGGCCCGGCGATGAACGTGGCCGACGGCCCCGGCCACACCTGGACCGGCCTGGTCCGGCTGCTCGCCACCCAGTCCCGCGGCCCGGACGGGCTCGCCGGCCATCCGCTGCTCGGCCCGCAGATCGCCGAGGCCGCGGTACGCGCGCTGCTGCTGTCCGTGGACCACCAGTTCGCCGGCCTGCTGCACGACCCGTTCAGCCGGCCCGCCACCTCGGCGTCGATCCAGCGGGCGCTGGACGCGATCCACGACGCGCCGGAGCTGCCGTGGACGCTCGGCGAGCTGGCCCGCCGGGCCCGGGTCAGCACCCGCACGCTGCAGCTGGGGTTCCGGCGGCACTGCGGCGCGACGCCGACCGCGTACCTGCGCGACGTCCGGCTCACCCGTGCCCACCTGGAGCTGCGCGTCTCCGACCCGGCCGCCACCCGGGTCACCGAGGTCGCCAGCCGGTGGGGTTTCGTGCACATGGGACGGTTCGCCGCCAGCTACCGCGCCCGGTACGGCTGCCAGCCCTCGGACACGCTGCACGGCGCCGGCCCGTAG
- a CDS encoding PucR family transcriptional regulator has translation MDATPWHRLPADLAAAMRPRLPSAARTITDAVAATTPAFADGTYLDRDVRAPVQVALERFADLAGTDEPALPPRIREVFVALGAAEARENRGPELLLGALRTASRLMLRLASEALAGLRPVTVDELIDLTDAVSAYVDELAAACTDGLTRQLREQAGEGERRRRQVADLLLRGGGQTTTVRDAAAAIGWPALDTLVPVLFPLEHARDVRFRFGGDGLVAERAADAVLLIRTGPRAERAVLTEALTGRDAVVGPAAAWAVLPEAVALTERAAALAGTGPAPVFADDHLTALVLRGVPGALSTLRARRLAPLDGLTQARRAQLLRTLESWLRHWGSRTAVAAELFVHPQTVSYRLGRLRDAFGDDLDDPVIRFELQLVLAAG, from the coding sequence GTGGACGCCACTCCCTGGCATCGCCTGCCCGCCGATCTGGCCGCCGCGATGCGCCCCCGGCTGCCCTCGGCCGCGCGCACGATCACGGACGCGGTCGCGGCCACCACACCGGCGTTCGCGGACGGCACGTACCTGGACCGGGACGTGCGGGCCCCGGTGCAGGTCGCGCTGGAACGGTTCGCGGACCTGGCCGGCACGGACGAGCCCGCACTCCCGCCGCGGATCCGCGAGGTGTTCGTGGCGCTCGGCGCGGCCGAGGCGCGCGAGAACCGCGGCCCGGAGCTGTTGCTCGGCGCGCTGCGCACCGCGTCCCGGCTGATGCTGCGCCTGGCCTCGGAAGCGCTCGCCGGACTCCGGCCGGTCACCGTCGACGAGCTGATCGACCTCACCGACGCGGTCAGCGCCTACGTCGACGAGCTGGCCGCGGCCTGCACCGACGGCCTGACCCGCCAGCTGCGCGAACAGGCCGGTGAGGGGGAGCGCCGCCGACGCCAGGTCGCCGACCTGCTGCTGCGTGGCGGCGGGCAGACCACCACGGTACGGGACGCGGCCGCCGCGATCGGCTGGCCGGCGCTGGACACGCTGGTGCCGGTGCTGTTCCCACTGGAGCACGCGCGGGACGTGCGCTTCCGGTTCGGCGGGGACGGCCTGGTCGCCGAGCGCGCGGCCGACGCGGTGCTGTTGATCCGGACCGGCCCGCGCGCCGAGCGGGCGGTCCTGACCGAGGCGCTGACCGGCCGGGACGCCGTGGTCGGCCCGGCCGCCGCCTGGGCCGTGCTGCCGGAGGCGGTCGCGCTGACCGAGCGGGCCGCCGCGCTGGCCGGCACCGGCCCGGCCCCGGTGTTCGCCGACGACCACCTGACCGCGCTGGTGCTGCGCGGCGTGCCGGGCGCGCTGTCCACGCTGCGCGCCCGCCGGCTGGCACCGCTGGACGGGCTCACCCAGGCCCGTCGCGCCCAGCTGCTGCGCACGCTGGAGAGCTGGCTGCGGCACTGGGGCTCGCGCACGGCCGTGGCCGCGGAGCTGTTCGTGCACCCGCAGACGGTCAGCTACCGTCTCGGCCGGCTGCGCGACGCGTTCGGCGACGACCTGGACGACCCGGTGATCCGCTTCGAGCTGCAGCTGGTACTGGCCGCCGGCTGA
- a CDS encoding aminotransferase class III-fold pyridoxal phosphate-dependent enzyme, which yields MSRQHVVDMCRTMLDRGYLKATEGNVSVRVPGHDLYAVTPSNYDYDRMRVEDVCIVDFAGKHVPDPGGAGGLVPSIECGMHANVYRERPDVNAIVHTHQPYASALAFLRKEIPALTDEQVRFLGRKVAIIDYAPSGTGFLAKNVQKKVAGGDNAFIIANHGVVALGTDPSRAVFNMALLEKVSIAYLMALASEAGKVYTIPAPIREIAFGKLRKDEKRIAAQITEAVEPVRIADDEEPPSVAQTPAKHDRAGYMISEYLDVDDTMRRLKALVAQPVRGLRHDAMLDVLNYFETKCTASKEITERAKRRIPGGVQHNLAFNYPFPLAIEAAHGAHLTDRDGNVYIDFLQAGGPTILGSNYAPVNERVAEVIKESGPVTGLFHEYELKLAEIIHRYMPHIEMYRSLGSGTEAVMAAVRAARAHTGKKMVIKVGGAYHGWSDTMVLGLRVPGTYRMNAKGIPFGATGRTREAFPHDLGVLRRKLIENRVRGGTAAVVVEPFGPESGTRPVPKDYNAAVRKLCDEFGALLIFDEVVTGFRTGLGGAAGYFGVTPDLTVFGKAVSGGYPMAGGVGGRADVMAVFGSGLDGKSGAHIQVGGTLSANPLSCAAGYFAIEEMARTDAPVIAGRAGDRLTHGLRKLIDTYGLPYVAYNQGSIVHLECSGVMLLDMRNPVKLLKENKARKRLMEQMGAAYAAHGIITLAGSRMYTSLADTDDVIDDALARFDQVFAQVEGV from the coding sequence ATGTCACGCCAGCACGTGGTCGACATGTGCCGGACCATGCTCGACCGGGGCTACCTGAAGGCCACCGAGGGCAACGTCTCGGTGCGCGTGCCGGGCCACGACCTCTACGCGGTCACGCCCAGCAACTACGACTACGACCGGATGCGCGTCGAGGACGTCTGCATCGTCGACTTCGCCGGCAAGCACGTGCCGGACCCGGGCGGCGCCGGCGGCCTGGTCCCGTCGATCGAGTGCGGCATGCACGCCAACGTCTACCGCGAGCGGCCGGACGTCAACGCGATCGTGCACACCCATCAGCCGTACGCGTCCGCGCTGGCGTTCCTGCGCAAGGAGATCCCGGCGCTGACCGACGAGCAGGTGCGCTTCCTCGGCAGGAAGGTCGCGATCATCGACTACGCGCCGTCCGGCACCGGCTTCCTCGCCAAGAACGTGCAGAAGAAGGTGGCCGGCGGCGACAACGCGTTCATCATCGCCAACCACGGCGTGGTCGCGCTCGGCACCGACCCGAGCCGTGCGGTGTTCAACATGGCGCTGCTGGAGAAGGTGTCGATCGCGTACCTCATGGCACTGGCCAGCGAGGCCGGCAAGGTCTACACGATCCCGGCGCCGATCCGGGAGATCGCGTTCGGCAAGCTGCGCAAGGACGAGAAACGGATCGCCGCGCAGATCACCGAGGCCGTCGAGCCGGTGCGGATCGCCGACGACGAGGAACCGCCCAGCGTCGCGCAGACACCGGCGAAGCACGACAGAGCCGGCTACATGATCAGTGAGTATCTCGACGTCGACGACACCATGCGCCGGCTGAAGGCACTGGTGGCGCAGCCGGTCCGCGGGCTGCGCCACGACGCCATGCTGGACGTGCTCAACTACTTCGAGACCAAGTGCACGGCCAGCAAGGAGATCACCGAACGGGCCAAGCGGCGCATCCCCGGCGGCGTGCAGCACAACCTGGCGTTCAACTACCCGTTCCCGCTGGCGATCGAGGCCGCGCACGGCGCACACCTGACCGACCGGGACGGCAACGTCTACATCGACTTCCTGCAGGCCGGTGGCCCGACCATCCTGGGCAGCAACTACGCGCCGGTCAACGAGCGCGTGGCCGAGGTGATCAAGGAGTCCGGGCCGGTCACCGGCCTGTTCCACGAGTACGAGCTGAAGCTCGCCGAGATCATCCACCGGTACATGCCGCACATCGAGATGTACCGCTCGCTCGGCTCCGGCACCGAGGCCGTGATGGCCGCGGTGCGCGCCGCACGCGCGCACACCGGCAAGAAGATGGTGATCAAGGTCGGTGGCGCCTACCACGGCTGGTCCGACACCATGGTCCTCGGCCTGCGCGTGCCCGGCACGTACCGGATGAACGCCAAGGGCATCCCGTTCGGCGCCACCGGCCGTACCCGCGAGGCCTTCCCGCATGATCTCGGCGTGCTCCGGCGCAAGCTGATCGAGAACCGGGTACGCGGCGGCACCGCCGCGGTCGTGGTCGAGCCGTTCGGGCCGGAGTCCGGCACCCGCCCGGTGCCCAAGGACTACAACGCCGCGGTACGCAAGCTCTGCGACGAGTTCGGTGCCCTGCTGATCTTCGACGAGGTGGTGACCGGCTTCCGGACCGGCCTCGGCGGCGCCGCCGGCTACTTCGGCGTCACCCCCGACCTGACCGTGTTCGGCAAGGCGGTCTCCGGCGGCTACCCGATGGCCGGTGGTGTCGGCGGCCGGGCCGACGTGATGGCCGTGTTCGGCTCCGGTCTGGACGGCAAGAGCGGCGCGCACATCCAGGTCGGCGGCACGCTCTCGGCGAACCCGCTGTCCTGCGCGGCCGGCTACTTCGCGATCGAGGAGATGGCCCGCACCGACGCTCCGGTGATCGCCGGGCGAGCCGGTGACCGGCTCACCCACGGGCTGCGCAAGCTCATCGACACGTACGGCCTGCCGTACGTCGCCTACAACCAGGGCTCGATCGTGCACCTGGAGTGCAGCGGCGTGATGCTGCTCGACATGCGCAACCCGGTCAAGCTGCTCAAGGAGAACAAGGCCCGCAAGCGCCTGATGGAGCAGATGGGCGCCGCCTACGCCGCACACGGCATCATCACGCTCGCCGGCTCCCGGATGTACACGTCGCTGGCCGACACCGACGACGTCATCGACGACGCGCTCGCCCGCTTCGACCAGGTCTTCGCGCAGGTCGAGGGGGTGTAG
- a CDS encoding xylulokinase, whose amino-acid sequence MAVPPQVLAIDLGTSGMKAALVAADGTITGWADRPVPLHVLPGGGAEQDPHAWWDALGEVVADLGRAFPEHLRAVTTICSSTQGEGTIAVDASGEPLTRCISWLDMRGAEHLRRQFGGFPSYDGMSVLKIARWLRLTGGMPSPTGKDPAAHMLLVRDTMPEIYARTAAFLNVLDWINLKLTGRIVATVDSILTSWVTDNRDPAAIRYSPALVSASGIDRDKFPPIVACTEVVGDLSPQAADHLGLPTSVRVVAGAIDNTAAAIGAGTVRDGDAHLYLGTSSWIAAHVPAKKTDALTGIAAVPCAVPGRYLMTALQATAGANLTWLRDKIVEYDDPLVAAGHVSRDENRIFDAFDTIIPTVPPGADGVLYMPWLYGERVPVDNPHLRAGFLNISLHTCRSDLLRAVFEGVALNTRWMAGPVGRFLGAPLSTIVITGGAARSRSWCQIFADVLDIEVRRDAAPVAVNARGAGWIGAVGTGQLSFADIPGLARNDEVFTPGPQRAAYDQIFDTYAYAYRRLAPLYKRLNGR is encoded by the coding sequence ATGGCCGTACCGCCGCAGGTCCTCGCCATCGATCTCGGCACCTCCGGGATGAAGGCCGCGCTGGTCGCGGCGGACGGCACGATCACCGGCTGGGCCGACCGGCCGGTGCCGCTGCACGTGCTGCCCGGCGGCGGCGCCGAACAGGACCCGCACGCCTGGTGGGATGCGCTCGGCGAGGTCGTCGCGGACCTCGGCCGGGCGTTCCCGGAGCACCTGCGCGCGGTCACCACCATCTGCTCGTCGACCCAGGGCGAGGGCACTATCGCGGTCGACGCGTCCGGCGAGCCGCTGACCCGGTGCATCAGCTGGCTGGACATGCGCGGCGCCGAGCACCTGCGCCGGCAGTTCGGCGGCTTCCCCTCGTACGACGGGATGTCGGTGTTGAAGATCGCCCGCTGGCTGCGGCTGACCGGCGGCATGCCGTCCCCGACCGGCAAGGACCCGGCCGCGCACATGCTGCTCGTCCGGGACACCATGCCGGAGATCTACGCGAGGACGGCCGCGTTCCTGAACGTGCTCGACTGGATCAACCTCAAGCTGACCGGCCGGATCGTGGCGACCGTCGACTCGATCCTCACCTCCTGGGTCACCGACAACCGCGACCCGGCCGCGATCCGCTACTCCCCCGCGCTCGTCTCCGCCAGCGGCATCGACCGGGACAAGTTCCCGCCGATCGTCGCCTGCACCGAGGTGGTCGGCGACCTCTCCCCCCAGGCCGCAGACCACCTCGGGCTCCCCACGTCCGTACGGGTCGTCGCGGGTGCGATCGACAACACCGCGGCCGCGATCGGCGCCGGCACGGTCCGCGACGGCGACGCCCACCTCTACCTCGGCACGTCGTCCTGGATCGCCGCGCACGTACCGGCGAAGAAGACCGACGCGCTCACCGGCATCGCCGCGGTCCCGTGCGCGGTCCCCGGCCGCTACCTGATGACCGCGCTGCAGGCCACCGCCGGGGCGAACCTCACCTGGCTGCGCGACAAGATCGTCGAGTACGACGACCCGCTGGTCGCCGCGGGTCACGTCAGCCGCGACGAGAACCGGATCTTCGACGCGTTCGACACGATCATCCCCACCGTGCCGCCCGGCGCCGACGGCGTGCTCTACATGCCCTGGCTGTACGGCGAACGCGTCCCGGTGGACAACCCGCACCTGCGCGCCGGCTTCCTCAACATCTCGCTGCACACCTGCCGCTCCGACCTGCTCCGCGCGGTCTTCGAGGGCGTCGCGCTGAACACCCGCTGGATGGCCGGGCCGGTCGGCAGGTTCCTCGGCGCACCGCTGTCCACCATCGTCATCACCGGCGGCGCGGCCCGCTCCCGTTCCTGGTGCCAGATCTTCGCCGACGTCCTCGACATCGAGGTCCGCCGGGACGCCGCACCGGTCGCGGTGAACGCGCGCGGGGCCGGCTGGATCGGCGCGGTCGGCACCGGGCAGCTGTCGTTCGCCGACATCCCGGGGCTGGCCCGCAACGACGAGGTGTTCACCCCGGGGCCGCAGCGGGCGGCCTACGACCAGATCTTCGACACGTACGCGTACGCGTACCGGCGGCTCGCACCGCTCTACAAGAGACTCAACGGCCGGTAA
- a CDS encoding ester cyclase produces the protein MGIDEGADMRTNEEVVREAYRLAEGAVLDGNGFRDLFTEDGTFNDMPNALTFRGDQIPQALTGFAGVFPDVHRELLEVHALGDVVAVELRIQGTHLGAFPTPAGEIPPTGNRIDVPTADLWYLRDGKIERFDCYNAANVLLAQIGATPDFRSAIAAATAA, from the coding sequence GTGGGCATCGACGAGGGAGCGGACATGAGAACCAACGAAGAGGTCGTGCGCGAGGCTTACCGGCTGGCGGAAGGTGCCGTTCTCGACGGCAACGGGTTCCGCGACCTGTTCACCGAGGACGGGACGTTCAACGACATGCCGAATGCGCTGACCTTCCGCGGCGACCAGATCCCGCAGGCGCTGACCGGGTTCGCCGGCGTCTTCCCCGACGTGCACCGTGAGCTTCTCGAGGTGCATGCGCTCGGCGACGTCGTGGCCGTCGAACTACGCATTCAGGGAACGCATCTCGGCGCGTTCCCGACCCCGGCCGGTGAGATCCCGCCGACCGGAAACCGTATCGACGTACCGACTGCGGACCTGTGGTATCTCCGCGACGGGAAAATCGAACGATTCGACTGCTACAACGCGGCGAACGTGCTGCTCGCGCAGATCGGGGCGACCCCCGACTTCCGGTCGGCGATCGCGGCCGCCACCGCGGCGTAG
- a CDS encoding TetR/AcrR family transcriptional regulator, which translates to MARPRKFVERDVVSNASEVFAVHGLAAATLDDLVRATGLGKQSLYNAFGGKRELFLRALSEDREEATRAVTEALGHDDASPLERIRGHMLSMAIDFSSSDRRVSLATRALVESTGEEDPLSTATKAGIDELAGVYAQCLEHARENGELPADANVQSLAVYFVAVTRGMELLGRAGVGRATLTAVALDALRTLHGPRTKDSD; encoded by the coding sequence ATGGCCCGCCCCCGCAAGTTCGTCGAGCGTGATGTCGTCAGCAACGCCAGCGAGGTGTTCGCGGTGCACGGCCTCGCCGCCGCGACGCTGGACGACCTGGTACGGGCGACCGGGCTGGGGAAACAGAGCCTCTACAACGCGTTCGGCGGAAAGCGGGAACTGTTCCTCCGCGCGCTCTCCGAGGACCGGGAAGAGGCGACGCGCGCGGTCACCGAAGCGCTCGGACACGACGACGCGTCACCACTGGAACGCATTCGCGGCCACATGCTCTCGATGGCCATCGACTTCAGCAGCAGTGACCGGCGGGTCTCACTCGCCACGCGCGCACTGGTCGAATCGACCGGCGAGGAGGATCCACTGTCGACGGCCACGAAAGCCGGCATCGACGAGCTCGCCGGAGTCTACGCACAGTGCCTCGAACACGCGCGGGAGAACGGGGAACTGCCGGCGGACGCGAACGTGCAGTCGCTCGCGGTCTACTTCGTCGCCGTCACCCGGGGAATGGAACTGCTCGGCCGCGCCGGCGTCGGCCGCGCCACCCTCACCGCGGTCGCACTCGACGCACTCCGCACGCTGCACGGCCCGCGCACGAAGGACAGCGACTGA